Genomic DNA from Desulfonema ishimotonii:
GGATCTGACCCCCTACATCGACCTGTGCAAAACCCTGAACGGCGGCGTGTCCGGCATCGAAGCCGCTTCCACGGCCCTGGCCAACTGTCTGGCCTATGCGTCGGAGAGACGGGCGGGGGCCGGCCGGAAGCGGGGCATTGCCAAACCGGACGATGCGGGCAGCGACGGTCAGGATTTTTCGGGCATCGGCCTTCCGGTCCCCGAACTGGCCCCGGCCTTTGGTCTGGCCCTCAGATCACACTGGACCGCGCCCATGCAGGTCAACCTGTTTCCCCATGAGATGCGAAAGCGGCCCGGCCGGATCGGATACTATGTGATGTTCGGCCTGATTGCCCTGGTGATCCTGGGCGGGCTGGCCTGGGGCGGGGGGCATGTCATGCGCCAGCGGATGGCTGTGAAAGATCTGGATACCGAAATTAAAAGGCTTTCCGCCGAAGTGGCGGAGATCGACCGGCTCCGGTCGCGGATTGAAACCGCAGAGACCCGGATTGAGGATCTGAGACAACTGAGTCGGGGACAGGAACCCGTGCTGGATATCCTCCGGGAGCTGACCCAGCTCATGCCGGAAAACACATGGATTCAGGATTTTTCCCTTTCGGAAAAAGGGGGGCGCATCAACGGGTTTGCGGAATCGGCCTCGGAGCTGATTCCCCTTTTGGAAGGGTCGCCCCTGTTCAGGGATGTGGTCTTTCTCGCGGCCATCACCCGGAATAAGGACGGGAAGGAGCGCTTCAGTATCGGGCTTCAGACCGTTCCGCCCCCGGAATAACAATAGAGAGATTCGGATGACGAAGGAACGCAAATATATTCTGATCATCGGGGCGGTTCTCCTGGTTATCGGGGCGATGTACCGTTTTTCCGGTGAGATCGGAAATCTTTTTGCCGGGGGGGATGAGACCCTTGTCCGGCAGAAGCAGGTGCTTAAATACCGGAAAGTGGTCCGGGAAAAAGGCCTGCTTCAGGAGCGCTTCAATGTCCTGAACCGGACGCTGAGCCGTTCGGAATCCGGCTTGCTGACCGGCGGGACATCGGCCCTTGCGGCTGTGGACATACAGAATATCCTCAACGACATCGCAGGCCGGAGCCAGGCGGAGATCAGGACCATGCGGGTGATGCGGCCTGTTGAGCCGGAAGAGGGCGGTGTCTATATCGCTGTCCCGGTACAGGTGGCCCTGGATGTGACCATCCGTCAGCTGGAGGATATCCTCTACCGGATTGAAAAT
This window encodes:
- a CDS encoding PilN domain-containing protein is translated as MLFQDSVGVDIRRDRVSMALLNGAFRGVRLAAHDVYNLDGDRPIRENLSAVAVRLREFKRENRVGKADIFMGIPEHLVMSREIEFPLAVKENLRATLGYEMEKYIPLPADAVYFDYQITEEDRAGNRLRVLLTVVRRTDLTPYIDLCKTLNGGVSGIEAASTALANCLAYASERRAGAGRKRGIAKPDDAGSDGQDFSGIGLPVPELAPAFGLALRSHWTAPMQVNLFPHEMRKRPGRIGYYVMFGLIALVILGGLAWGGGHVMRQRMAVKDLDTEIKRLSAEVAEIDRLRSRIETAETRIEDLRQLSRGQEPVLDILRELTQLMPENTWIQDFSLSEKGGRINGFAESASELIPLLEGSPLFRDVVFLAAITRNKDGKERFSIGLQTVPPPE
- the gspM gene encoding type II secretion system protein GspM; the protein is MTKERKYILIIGAVLLVIGAMYRFSGEIGNLFAGGDETLVRQKQVLKYRKVVREKGLLQERFNVLNRTLSRSESGLLTGGTSALAAVDIQNILNDIAGRSQAEIRTMRVMRPVEPEEGGVYIAVPVQVALDVTIRQLEDILYRIENSPRLLKISNIRIRLPNTRNPEKIQVTFTVEGFMKDKNTAEI